The DNA window AAATATTATATTTGAATACTAATAAAGTCTGATTGCAGTCAGACTTATCCACCCGAATTTGGAGTGATAGGTCTGGTTTTGGCAGACCTATATACAAGTTACCTGCAAGCGTAGCGAACGACACAGAATGACAGAAATAAATAGACAAATTGAAATTATTAAGTGAACAATGGGATTGTTTTCAAAATTATTTGGCATTAAACCAGCTCAAAAAACAGCAACAGAAAATAAATTTCCGACTGACAACTCAACTATGGAAACTGTGGACTTGAAAAATCATTTTGACCAAATTTGCAAAGGGACAATCATTCCTTTCTTCAAAGAAAACGGTTTTAAGAAAAAAGCACTTCATTTTGCTCGACAAACAAATGATGTTACTCAATGTTTCAATGTTCAAAAAAGTCAATGGAATTCATACAATGACAGTGTAACTTTTACATTCAACTTTGGCTTCTACAATTCAGACATTACTTCAATTATTACGGACAAAGAAGTTCACAACGAATTTCCAAAAACATATGACTGTTTTATTCAAAACCGACTTGGAACATTTTCTCACAACCGAGACCATTGGTATACAATTTCAAGAAATATTGACCCATCTAAAACTGCCGAGCAAATAAAGACTGACCTTGAAACGTATTTAAAACCAATTTTCGAAAATTACACTTCACTTGAAAAGCTAAAAAAATTTATAGATAAAGACGAGAAGTATATTAGTCCGACACTTTCGCCATATTACTTAATTGCATTTTATATGTTAACTGACCAGAAAGAAAAAGGGCGAAAAACAATACTTGAATATTATGAAAATGCCTTAAAACCACAGACTGTTACAGAAACAATTGTTTTGCCCGATGGTACAAGAAAAGAAAAAGTAACTTCACATATTAACCAATATTACATAGACGGTATTAAAAAACTTGCTGACAGATATGAAGTTAAATTATAAACAGACAATAACGCCAGCAGGTAACATCGGTTTGGCAATATGGCGGCTGAAGTGCTTCTATGAAACATTTGTGCAAGGTTCAACAACAGTAATTCTATTGACCTTTTGTGCTGAAAATCCGCCACATCCCCCGCTAGTGCGAGCATATTGCTCGTACCTAATCCAATTTTCCATTCCATAACAAGCGTCACGCTTGTGACCACAAACAAAATGTAACTTTCGAACTAAAATTAATCCAAACAATTGCCTCTTTAAAGAAAAAAAACTACTTATGATACTATCAAATGATACTATCAATAAATACCCCCAACTGTTACAAAATCGAGGCTTGTGCCAAAAAAAATGCGGCCCAATAAAATAACTATTTAGTCCTATAGTTCGATCTGAAATACTACTGAGGCTTTCAATAAATGAATTCCAATTGCAAAGAAATCTTCCTATATTTGTCGCAAAAAAAATAAATTACAATGAAACACATTTTATCCGCATTATTAGCCTTAACTCTTTTTATTTCTTGTACAAAAGACAATAATCCGACAGTAGATTATACGGCCAAAAACGAGCAAGAAATCAAAGATTATATTGCTAAAAACAATTTAACAGCCCAAAGGAGCGCATCAGGTTTGTATTACGTAATCAAAAATCTTGGAACCGGAACACAACCTACAGCAAGTTCGAATGTAACCGTAGCCTACAAAGGCTATTTCACCAACGGAACAGTATTCGATAAAAGTCCTGATGCAGGTATTTCATTTGGACTACAGCAAGTAATCAAAGGCTGGACAGAAGGAATTCCTTATTTCAAAACTGGCGGCGATGGTATACTTTTAGTTCCATCACATCTTGGATACGGAAGTTATAATTACCAAGGTATTCCCGGAGGCTCAGTACTTATTTTTGACGTGAAATTAATTTCAGTGAATTAAAAACTAAGAAGTTTATATTTTTTCAAGAAGAAACTAAAAAACATAAACCACAGTAGAATTGACTTTCTATTGTGGTTTTTTTTGATTTAATTTTTCAATCAATTAACCTTAAAAAAAGAATTCTTTTACCTTAAAATTATTCAAATAGAATATATTTTTAGTAGTTTTATGCCTTAAAACAATTGGATTGCCGAATTCAACGAAAATAATTTGCATTTAACTTGAAGCTTCACATCAATACTAAAACTATTTTTGAAGCAAAACCAATTTGCCTATTCCTTCTATTCCTCTGTTCGTGGCAATTTACCTTTTCGCAAAACGACACCATCGAAAAAGAGAAAAAACGCCCGCTACGTTCCATTGTCGATTTGTTTACCAAAGAAGACACACTTAAAATCAGACTCCCAAAACAGAAGTCCAAAACCCGATTAATAGCCTTCCCTACGCTCGGTTATCAGCCCGCAAATGGTTTCACGTTGGGTTTCATTGGCCAATACAGTTTTAAAGAAAAAGAAAACACCAAAATATCCCTAATCTCTGGTGGCGCCTCTTATAGCTCTCAACATCAACTGCTTACTTATGTGAAAAATAATATGTATCTCAATGATGACCGCTACTTTTTCAGTGGTGACTTTCGCTATTATATTTTCTCCCAATCGAATTTCGGATTAGGTACAGACATCGTTCCCTATGGAGCTAGTTTTCAAGATTTCGATTATAGCAGCATCGAACAACCTATGGATTATCATTATTTTAAGCTGCACGAAACCATTTCCTACAACCTCTTTCCCTCTTTTTTTCTTGGCGCCGGAATTCACCTTGACAGCTACACCCACATACAGGATAAAAATTTAGACATTGCCAATAATAGGTACACGGACCACTACAATTATTCCAAAAAATACGGCTTCAATGAGAACTATTATTTGGTCAACGGATTGAGTATGAATGTAATTTACGACGCTAGAGACAACCTCATCAATACCAACAAAGGGCTGTTTTTGAACCTAAATTACCGCTACAATCCGAAAATATTCAATTATCAAAAAAACAGTTCTACTTTACTCCTCGAATCGAGATATTTTATTCCACTAAGCAAAAAAATCAAGCAGTATGTACTTGGCTTTTGGGCTTATGGGCAATTCTTGGTCAGCGGAAAAT is part of the Flavobacterium nackdongense genome and encodes:
- a CDS encoding FKBP-type peptidyl-prolyl cis-trans isomerase gives rise to the protein MKHILSALLALTLFISCTKDNNPTVDYTAKNEQEIKDYIAKNNLTAQRSASGLYYVIKNLGTGTQPTASSNVTVAYKGYFTNGTVFDKSPDAGISFGLQQVIKGWTEGIPYFKTGGDGILLVPSHLGYGSYNYQGIPGGSVLIFDVKLISVN
- a CDS encoding DUF4304 domain-containing protein; this translates as MGLFSKLFGIKPAQKTATENKFPTDNSTMETVDLKNHFDQICKGTIIPFFKENGFKKKALHFARQTNDVTQCFNVQKSQWNSYNDSVTFTFNFGFYNSDITSIITDKEVHNEFPKTYDCFIQNRLGTFSHNRDHWYTISRNIDPSKTAEQIKTDLETYLKPIFENYTSLEKLKKFIDKDEKYISPTLSPYYLIAFYMLTDQKEKGRKTILEYYENALKPQTVTETIVLPDGTRKEKVTSHINQYYIDGIKKLADRYEVKL
- a CDS encoding BamA/TamA family outer membrane protein → MKLHINTKTIFEAKPICLFLLFLCSWQFTFSQNDTIEKEKKRPLRSIVDLFTKEDTLKIRLPKQKSKTRLIAFPTLGYQPANGFTLGFIGQYSFKEKENTKISLISGGASYSSQHQLLTYVKNNMYLNDDRYFFSGDFRYYIFSQSNFGLGTDIVPYGASFQDFDYSSIEQPMDYHYFKLHETISYNLFPSFFLGAGIHLDSYTHIQDKNLDIANNRYTDHYNYSKKYGFNENYYLVNGLSMNVIYDARDNLINTNKGLFLNLNYRYNPKIFNYQKNSSTLLLESRYFIPLSKKIKQYVLGFWAYGQFLVSGKLPYLNLPAIGWDQNSRSGKGYIQGLFRGTNLMYFETEYRFPITKNQMISGTVFANATTASAADKNLHLFESVQPAVGVGLRVLLDKNTLTNFILNYGLGRQSNTFYFNDGEGF